Below is a window of Undibacterium sp. YM2 DNA.
CAGATATGATGTACGTTTTACATCTTTCCTCATCTGCCCATGCCTGCTCTCAAACTGCGCCCAGTCTCTGCCTTGATACTTGCCTCCGGCCTTTTGCTGGCTGCAGCCAGCCAGGCACAATTGCCAGCGAGCTATACCCTCGAGGACAAAAGACTCTTGTGGGAAGAAGCAGTTTCTTATGCCGATGGCATACAATATAACTACGACCTGCTGCGTTTTGACAACCAGGACGCGGCCAATACTTGCGAAAAATATTCTGCTACCTGCGTCAATGTCAAAACCAGGGGCAGGGAAAATTTCCGGCTACCTTTACCCAGCGTTCCTTTATATCTCAAAGAGACGGTGAGTAATATGCTGCTCACCCCTGTCAGCAAGCCACTGCTTGACCCTGCCAGTAATACCTGGGTCCTGGTCGTCATGAACACCACAAAATCAAGCGAGTTCCCCAAAAATGTTGACCCGCAAAACTGGCTTGACCAGTATGCCCTGACAACCCTGCCAGCTTTGAACGATGTCAAAAATGACCCACAACTGGCTACACGACGCGAGCTGGGCCGCATTCTCAATCAAGCATCGCTGACAGCAGCCTTGACTGCAGATAAAGTCAACAGCCGCAATATCAATACCCGGCTGGCCGATGGTTCTACCCTATTGCGCAGGGCCATCATGATGAGAGACAGCGAAATGACAGACACTCTGCTCAAGAACGGTGCCCGTGCAGACGTATGCACGCCCAGATGCCCCTTGAACAGCGCGATTCACACGGCAGACCTCAATCTGATCAAGAAACTGCTTGATGCCGGTGCCAACCCCAATGGTGGCACAAGTGACTACCGCCCCCTGTCCCTCGCAACACTGCTCGCCAACAAAAATGTCATCGGGCTCTTGCTGGACAAGGGTGCCAATCTCTTGTTGCCACAACCAGAAATCGCATTTGGCAGCGTCATTGAAAAAAACTTGTTGCAATACGCCCTTCCCGGCAA
It encodes the following:
- a CDS encoding ankyrin repeat domain-containing protein; this encodes MPALKLRPVSALILASGLLLAAASQAQLPASYTLEDKRLLWEEAVSYADGIQYNYDLLRFDNQDAANTCEKYSATCVNVKTRGRENFRLPLPSVPLYLKETVSNMLLTPVSKPLLDPASNTWVLVVMNTTKSSEFPKNVDPQNWLDQYALTTLPALNDVKNDPQLATRRELGRILNQASLTAALTADKVNSRNINTRLADGSTLLRRAIMMRDSEMTDTLLKNGARADVCTPRCPLNSAIHTADLNLIKKLLDAGANPNGGTSDYRPLSLATLLANKNVIGLLLDKGANLLLPQPEIAFGSVIEKNLLQYALPGNPEFANWLQTKIEQALEKSGNYKWAAWIEQNGQRTKLTDNAVITLKKAPFKIAMQINPEHSFRLICAEDKSLFEHAKDIHFRTDTLSPFKVGASGDDSKYLSCGKIVMEKGKWTFDGATKELSYTENVDEKTGTQRIKGPKGMEYSYNVTEFLDDDNAVPLAQYNGKDLAMIIGTVPRSGMGADYFRPASFTIKFQ